The nucleotide sequence CGCGCTCGATCGCGCGCTCGCGCTCCAGGTCGGCCAGTCGTCTCCGGCTTCGCCGTTGCGCCACGTTGTTCACGATCAAGCCGGTGGTGACCAGGAGCAGGCCGAGGCCCGCGGCCTGAACCGCCGGCCGCTCCCAGAAGAACGGCAGCACGACCAGCCGCGCCGTGGCCGGGCTGGTGCTCCACATGCCGTCGTTGTTGGCGGCCAGCACTTCGAGCGTGTATTGTCCCGGCGGCAGCCGGCTGTAGTACGCGACCCGGCGCGGGCCGACATCGTGCCAGGCGTTGTCGAAGCCGGCCAGCCGATAGCGAAAGCGGACCTTTGACGGTGCCATGAGGCTGAACGCCGTGTAGGCCAACTCGATGGCCGCCGTGCCCGCGGGCACGGTGATACCGCCGTCTGGCTGGCGCACCGCCGGCCGATCATCAAGCATGGCCTCCTCGACGATCGCCGTCGGCACGATCTGGTTGGTGGAGAACGATGCCGGATCGATCACCGCAATGCCATCAATCGTCGAGAACCACAGGCGTCCGTTGCGATCGCGCAGTCCGGACGGGTCGAGACCGCCGCCCGATCCTTCGGGATTCCGCATGCCGTCGGCGCGGTCCAGGATGATGGGATCGAGCGATGCCGCCCGCCCATCGGCGACGGCCTCGATGCGGTCGCGTTCGAGACGGGAAATGCCGCGGGTCGTGCCGATCCATAAATCGCCTTGCGCGTCCTCAATCATGACCGCCACCAGCCGATCGCCGAGGCCCTGCGCGACGCCGAATGCTTCGTAGCGCCCGTGGCGGCGCCGGAACAGCCCGTCGGCGGCGCTGCCAATCCAGAGGTCGCCGCGGCTGTCGACCAGCAGGCCCGAGATGTTGCGGGTCGGCGGGCTGTCACCCGGCGGCAGGGTGCGGAACGCGCCGTCCTCATAGACCGACAGCCCGTTGGCGTTCGAGCCGATCCAGACGCGGCCGTCGCGATCTTGCGCGAAGCTCGCGAGGTACGGCGTGGCCACGCCGTCGGCGGTGCCGTAGGCGCGAGACAATCGGCCGTCGCGGAAGAGGTGCAGGCCGCCGAGCTCGGTGCCGATCCAGATGGTGCCGTCGCGGTCCTCGAACAGCGCGGAGATGTGGTCGTCGGACAGACCCTGGGCGATGTCGAAATGATCGAGTTGCCGGCCCGTCCAGCGATACAGCCCGCTGCCGCGCGTGCCGATCCACAACGTGCCGTCGCGCGCCGGCCACAGCACCCACGCGCAGGCGCCACGCATCTGGTCCGCGAACTGCGGCACGAACCGGCCGTTGCGTAACACCGCGACCGGTCCGCACTGCAGCCCGGCCCAGATGGCGCCGTTGCGATCTTGCACGATCGAACCGACGGCCTCGGCCGGCAAGCCATCGGCGGTCGAGTAGGTGAGCACGCGTTTGGGTTTGATGCGCGCGAGCCCGCCGTAATAGACGCCGACCCACACGCTGCCCTCGGCGTCTTCGTCGAGGGCGACAACCGTGCCGGCCGGAAGCCCGTTGGCCGAGCCAAATCGTTCGACGCCGCCGGCATGAATGCGCGCCACGCCGCTCGTGCCAAGCCCCACCCAGACGTCGCCGGAGCGCGATTGAATCAGCGACGTGATGCCGTCGCTCATGAGGCAGTGCTGGCGACAGCCGCTATGCTCAGACCCGCTCACGAGCAGGCCCTGCGGCGTGCCGATCCAGAGCCGGCCCTCACGATCCTCGAGCACCGCGTCGACCCGGCCCGCCACCGGCACCGGCGACGCGTCGCACTTCGCCGTGCCGGCGAGAACCAGGCACAGGCCGCCCGTGCTGGCGATCCAGATATCCCCGTTGCGCGACCGCGCCATCGCCGTGACCTGTGCTTGGGAGCGGCCGATCTCGACCGCGCGGACGCTATCCGGTCCAATCACCGTGACGCCGTTCTCGGTACCCGCCCAGATGCGACCCGATTGATCCTCCACGATCGTCCGCACGTCGTGCCCCGCCAGCCCGTCGGCCGCTGTATAGACCCGCCGTTCGCCGCCGTGCCACCGCACCAGGCCCGAGCCGGCCACGCCAATCCACACGGCGCCGCCAGAGTCCTCGAACACCACGCGCGCGTGAACGTTGGGGAGGGCGACGGGCACTGGTGTGAAGCGCGCGCCATCGAACCGAACCGTACCGGCCCACGTCGCGACCCACAGGTAGCCGTCGCGGGTTTGCAGGACACTGGCCAGCGCATTGTTCGGCAGGCCGTCCTCGATGCTCCAGCGATCGACGATGAAGCCGCCCTGCGCTTCCGCCGCCAGTGGCGTCAACAGACAGCTGATCAAGAACAACCGGCCGATCATCACCACGAATTCTACCTGCTGAGGGGCCTCGCCAAGTCACGGCGTTTGGGCGCTTTCGAGCCAAGTTGACTTGCCGGCATCATTACTTCACAATAAGTAAACAAATGAGCCGCCGCCTGCTGACCGACTTCGAGCTGATGATCCTGCTGGCGATCCTGCGCGTGGGCGATGACGCGTACGGCGTACGGATTGCGCGTGAACTCGAAGAAACCGCAGGCCGCTCGGCGCAGTTGGCCGCCATCTACGCCGCGCTCGACCGCATGGAGTCTCGCGGGCTGGTGGCTTCGGCGCTCGGGGAACCCACGCCGGAGCGTGGCGGCCGGGCCAAGCGGATGTTCAGCCTCACGCCCAAGGGCCTTGCCCAAACGAAAGACACCCAGCAGGCGCTCACCGCGCTGTGGGCCAACCTGCCGCAATTGAGAGGAGGCCGCGCATGACCCCGAAACATCCGCCGGTTCTGGCCCAGACCCTGCTTGAGTGGGTGGATCCCGCCAACGACGCGCTGCACGGTGACCTGCTGGAAGAGTTCGCGTCGGGCCGCTCGCGCGCGTGGTACTGGCGGCAGGTGTTCGCCGCCGCTGGTGTCGCCATCGCCCGCCCGGTACGCGCGCATGGCATGTCCGGCCTCGAGCCCGCCATGCTCGGCCTGATCATGCTGTTCCTGCTCGGCTTCTACGTGGTCTTCGTCGTCAACGTCACCGACTGGCTGCTGCGGTTTGAAGGCGTCCACCTGTTGTCGCGGGTCCCGAAGTTGCTGGCCTGGTGGCCGGCCGCCGCGCCGGTGCTGGCGTTGACCGCCGGACTGCTGGCCGGCCGGGTGATCGGCGTGGCCGGGGATCACCACCGCGTCGTGCGCATCGTCGCCTTCGGCGGGACCACCATGCTGTGCGCGGTCGCGGCGTTGCAGGCGGTGACCGCCACCGTGGTGCCGTCCCTGTTCCTGCCGGACCTGTATCAGCAGGTGGGCACCACTGCCGCATTCGTGGCTGGGTTGATCGGCAGTCTCGGCGCGGCGGTGATGGCGCGGCCGAGCGACCTGCCGCTCGCCCTCGGCCCGACCAGCGCCGGGCCGGTTCACTAACCACCGACGCCTCCCCATCCCATCACGTCCGTTGGGCACACCGACATGCGCGGCGGGCGGGCGCATGTACATGCACTGGTGCGGGTCCCAAACAGGTCCGTATAGTGCGAGTTGTGCGAAACAGAAAGTCGCTCAGATGTGACCGTCGACGGCTTGGTGACAGCCTCCGCCCGGATCGCCTCAGCGTGCCGGACGTTGGCCCACAATCAGAAGGTTGCCGAGCCGCTGTTCAGCGCGGTAGAAGGAGAACTGTCGTGACCCCAACACACAACGCCGTCCGGTTTACCACCAGTCTTGTGCTGGGCCTGTTCGTTCTTACCGTTGCCGTGTGGGCCGGGTCGCCGATTGGTGTGTTCCAGACCGACCCGTTGGCCGGCCATCGAACCGCCCATGCGGCGGCGCTGCTCGCGGACGGATCCGTCCTGATCGCTGGCGGCCACAATGGCACAAGCCCTCTCGCCGGTGCTGAGATCTATGCCGACGGTGTCTTTGAGCCCCTGACTGCCCAGTTATCTCTTGCCCGCATGGAGTTAACCGCAGTCACCTTGGCCGACGGACGGGTGCTGCTTGCGGGAGGCAACAACTCGACCGTGGCGGAGTTGTACGATCCCGGCACCCGCACATTCGCGACCGGCCCCTCGCTCATCGTGGGGCGGTCGGGCCACAGCGCGACGCGGCTCAATGACGGCCGCGTCCTAATCGTGGGGGGCAGTACCGCCCCAGGTCAGTATTCTGACACCTCCGAGATCTTCGACCCACACACCGACACATTCACGGCGAGTGGCTCCCTGGTGCAGGCCAGAGCGGCCCACCAGGCCGTATTGCTCAACGACGGCCGGGTCCTCGTGCTCGGCGGTTACACACGGTCCTATGTGGAGACGGCCGAGATCTACGATCCGCTGACCGGCACCTTTGCGTCCCTCGGCACCATGCCGGGCGGGCCCAGGGCCAACTTCAGCGCGACCCTGATGGAGAATGGCCGGGTTCTGGTCGCCGGCGGCCAGGGGAACGCCGACCCCACGACCGTGCTGATTTACGATGTGGCCTCGGGCTTCTCGCAGGGGCCGGCCCTGAATTCCGCGCGCCGCGCACACGGCGCGACAAGACTCGCCGACGGACGGATACTCATCGTTGGCGGGAACGACAGCCCGAGTACGGCCGAGGTGTTCGAGGACGGCTCCTTCCGCCAGTTCGCCCTCACCGGTGACCCGCGGGCGGGCGGTTTCCCGGTGATCGCGCTCCCAAGCGGCATGGCGCTCGTCGCCGGTGGACTGACAGGCGGCGGCATTTCGACGAGCGCGATCCTGATTGGTCCACAGCCCCCATCGCCGACGGTCGACGCCGGCGCGGACATTCAAGTTACCGCCGACGCCTACGGCCGCGCGACCGTGACCTTGTCGGCGGCCACGACTAATGCACCACAGCAGGTGTCATACAGTTGGACGCTCGCCGGCGTGCCGATCACCGGCGCCACTGCTCACACGGTGGCGATGAGCCTTCCAGTCGGTGTCCATACCTTCGAGGTTGCGATCACAGATGGGCTGGCGCGTTCGGCGACCGATTCCGTCGCGGTGTTCGTTGCGCTGCCGTCGGCGGCCGGAACTCCTGGCGCGGCGGGACCCGAAGGCCCGCCGGGGCCAGCCGGGCTGCAAGGACCCGCCGGCGCCCAGGGGACTGACGGTCTTCAGGGGCCCACTGGCCTTCAGGGCCCGAAGGGTGACAAAGGTGACAAAGGCGACGCAGGACCGGAGGGGCCTGCAGGCGCACCCGTCCCGGGCTCACTGCTCCTGATGCCCGAGGGCATGCCGGCTCCGGCAGGCTACCGCCGGCTCGGCACACTCGCGGACGGGCGTATCGACGACGACGAGCGCCACCACAAGGTCAGGCTGCGGATCGTGGTCTGGCAGAAACTGTAGCGCTTGCCGAGACTGATGAGGCGCAGCCGAACAAGGGCCGCGCCTCATCGTGCGGATGGTGGTGCGATGGGGTCGATGGGGTCCACCTGGCTGACTGGAGCCACCAGGGTCAGTCCTTGAGTTCGACGATCGTGGCACCACCCCCGCCCTGGTTGTCCGGGGCGGGGTAGTGCTTTTCAACCAGCGGGTGGGTCTTCAGGAACGCCTGCAGCCCCTTGCGCAGCGCGCCGGTGCCGTGGCCGTGGATGATGCGGATCTGCTGTACGTCGGTCACCAGCGTGTCGTCGAGGAAGCGCGACAGGCGATCGACCGCCTCGTCCACGGTCAGGCCGATCACGTTCAGCTCGCTGAGCATGCCCTCGCGCGGCTTGAGGTCCACGTTCACGCGGACTCGTCCCGCCGAAGCCTTGGGCGAAGGCGGACCGCCAATCACGCGCACGTCCTTCAGCTTCGCCCGCATGCGCTTGCCGCGCACGTCCACTTCCGCCTGGTTGCCGTCGATCGAGACGATGGTGCCTTCGAGGCCCATGCCGAGTGACACCTTGGCCCCCACGAAGGGCTCCACCTTCGCGCCCTGAGCCGCCGCGGCGGCGGCTCCCTTCGCGTCGGGATGACGGAGGTCTTCGACAATCCGATCGATCTCTGCGCGCGCTTCGGCCTTGGCCGCGCCCGACTCGCCGGTGTTGATCGCGGCGCGCAGCGACGCCTTTTCCGCGAGCGCCTCCGATCGTTCCTTCAGCTGATCGATCACCGCATCGACGTCACGGCGCGCCTGGCGCAGGCGATCGTCGAGACGTTCGTTGAGGCGCTTCTTGAAGACCTCTTCGCGCTCGGCGAGGGCGCGCTCGCGCTGCGCCAGCGCGGCGTTGGTCTCGTTGAACACCCGCCTCTCGCGCTCGAGTCTGGTGCGGTCGGCCTCGAGCGCGCGCGCCTGCGCGTCGAGGCGCGAGAGGTGCGCCTGCAGCCGTTTCTGGTCGTCGCTCAGGTAGCCGCGCGCCGCCGCAATCACGGCCTGCGGCATCCCGAGCCGCTGCGCCATCTCGATGGCCAGGCTGCGCCCGGGCGCACCGTAGATCAGCCGGTAGGTCGGCGCGAAGTTCTGCGGGTCGAACGCAAACGCCGCCACCGCCACGCCCTCGGTGCCGATGCCCCACGTCTTCACCGAATCGAAGTGCGTCGTCGCCATCACCAGCGCGCCGCGCTGCCGGAAGTGCTGGACGATGGCGGTGGCCAGCGCGCCGCCTTCGTTGGGATCGGTGCCGGTGCCGACTTCGTCGAGCAGCACCAGCGCCGGCAGCTGCAACTCGCGATCCATCGACACCAGGTTGGTGATGTGCGACGAGAACGTGCTGAGGCTGTTCTCGATCGACTGCTCGTCGCCGATGTCGGCGAACACCGCCCGGAACACCGGCAGCCGCGCCACCGTGGCCGGCAGGTGCAAGCCGGCCTGCGCCATCAACGCGAACAGCCCCGCCGTCTTCAGCGCCACCGTCTTGCCGCCGGTGTTCGGGCCGGTGATCAGCAGCACGCGGTTGGGCGGATCCAGCAGCACGTCCACCGGCACCGCGCGCTCGAGCATCGGATGGCGCGCGCCCTTCAATTCCAGGCTGGTGTCGCCGGTGAACGCCGGCTCGATGCCGTTGAGCTTCGAGCTGTAGCGCGCCTTGGCCTGCAGCGTGTCGAGGTCGCGCGCCACGTCCCGAATCACCGCGAGATCACCGGGCCGGTCGCGGAAGCGGTCGGTCAGCTCGAGCAGGACGCGGAAGATTTCCTC is from Vicinamibacterales bacterium and encodes:
- a CDS encoding endonuclease MutS2, whose protein sequence is MLATRTLEFDRIVDAVTALALTPLGAAALSALEPSTDPTAVVAAQAATSETVRFLERHPLFPLRAGDSLPEALASLAIIGRPLEPLQLRMLADFVDSVDQAGVSVRRAGGDFPILGGLVAHVTSFKDEVAAVRYAIDPGGDVLDQASPELRRIRNELRQKRQKLRGTLEQFTRGSSAKYLQDEVVTERNGRFVLMVRAEHRGNVPGIVHGSSTTGATLFMEPAATVEINNDIVELEDREREEIFRVLLELTDRFRDRPGDLAVIRDVARDLDTLQAKARYSSKLNGIEPAFTGDTSLELKGARHPMLERAVPVDVLLDPPNRVLLITGPNTGGKTVALKTAGLFALMAQAGLHLPATVARLPVFRAVFADIGDEQSIENSLSTFSSHITNLVSMDRELQLPALVLLDEVGTGTDPNEGGALATAIVQHFRQRGALVMATTHFDSVKTWGIGTEGVAVAAFAFDPQNFAPTYRLIYGAPGRSLAIEMAQRLGMPQAVIAAARGYLSDDQKRLQAHLSRLDAQARALEADRTRLERERRVFNETNAALAQRERALAEREEVFKKRLNERLDDRLRQARRDVDAVIDQLKERSEALAEKASLRAAINTGESGAAKAEARAEIDRIVEDLRHPDAKGAAAAAAQGAKVEPFVGAKVSLGMGLEGTIVSIDGNQAEVDVRGKRMRAKLKDVRVIGGPPSPKASAGRVRVNVDLKPREGMLSELNVIGLTVDEAVDRLSRFLDDTLVTDVQQIRIIHGHGTGALRKGLQAFLKTHPLVEKHYPAPDNQGGGGATIVELKD
- a CDS encoding kelch repeat-containing protein; its protein translation is MTPTHNAVRFTTSLVLGLFVLTVAVWAGSPIGVFQTDPLAGHRTAHAAALLADGSVLIAGGHNGTSPLAGAEIYADGVFEPLTAQLSLARMELTAVTLADGRVLLAGGNNSTVAELYDPGTRTFATGPSLIVGRSGHSATRLNDGRVLIVGGSTAPGQYSDTSEIFDPHTDTFTASGSLVQARAAHQAVLLNDGRVLVLGGYTRSYVETAEIYDPLTGTFASLGTMPGGPRANFSATLMENGRVLVAGGQGNADPTTVLIYDVASGFSQGPALNSARRAHGATRLADGRILIVGGNDSPSTAEVFEDGSFRQFALTGDPRAGGFPVIALPSGMALVAGGLTGGGISTSAILIGPQPPSPTVDAGADIQVTADAYGRATVTLSAATTNAPQQVSYSWTLAGVPITGATAHTVAMSLPVGVHTFEVAITDGLARSATDSVAVFVALPSAAGTPGAAGPEGPPGPAGLQGPAGAQGTDGLQGPTGLQGPKGDKGDKGDAGPEGPAGAPVPGSLLLMPEGMPAPAGYRRLGTLADGRIDDDERHHKVRLRIVVWQKL
- a CDS encoding PadR family transcriptional regulator, yielding MSRRLLTDFELMILLAILRVGDDAYGVRIARELEETAGRSAQLAAIYAALDRMESRGLVASALGEPTPERGGRAKRMFSLTPKGLAQTKDTQQALTALWANLPQLRGGRA
- a CDS encoding two-component regulator propeller domain-containing protein — protein: MIGRLFLISCLLTPLAAEAQGGFIVDRWSIEDGLPNNALASVLQTRDGYLWVATWAGTVRFDGARFTPVPVALPNVHARVVFEDSGGAVWIGVAGSGLVRWHGGERRVYTAADGLAGHDVRTIVEDQSGRIWAGTENGVTVIGPDSVRAVEIGRSQAQVTAMARSRNGDIWIASTGGLCLVLAGTAKCDASPVPVAGRVDAVLEDREGRLWIGTPQGLLVSGSEHSGCRQHCLMSDGITSLIQSRSGDVWVGLGTSGVARIHAGGVERFGSANGLPAGTVVALDEDAEGSVWVGVYYGGLARIKPKRVLTYSTADGLPAEAVGSIVQDRNGAIWAGLQCGPVAVLRNGRFVPQFADQMRGACAWVLWPARDGTLWIGTRGSGLYRWTGRQLDHFDIAQGLSDDHISALFEDRDGTIWIGTELGGLHLFRDGRLSRAYGTADGVATPYLASFAQDRDGRVWIGSNANGLSVYEDGAFRTLPPGDSPPTRNISGLLVDSRGDLWIGSAADGLFRRRHGRYEAFGVAQGLGDRLVAVMIEDAQGDLWIGTTRGISRLERDRIEAVADGRAASLDPIILDRADGMRNPEGSGGGLDPSGLRDRNGRLWFSTIDGIAVIDPASFSTNQIVPTAIVEEAMLDDRPAVRQPDGGITVPAGTAAIELAYTAFSLMAPSKVRFRYRLAGFDNAWHDVGPRRVAYYSRLPPGQYTLEVLAANNDGMWSTSPATARLVVLPFFWERPAVQAAGLGLLLVTTGLIVNNVAQRRSRRRLADLERERAIERERERIARDLHDDLGSRLSHIALLADGDAPPTRVSAAARTAIETLDELVWTVNARQDTVEGFANYAARFAEEHVSSAGLRLRVQLAPDLGAFELLSETRRHLYLACKEAINNAVKHARATELHMAVAVDDLGLRLEVADNGRGLGAEGDPTGNGLTNMRERMASVGGTVEVGPRPEGGVRVTFRVPVTKPARQ